The following are encoded in a window of Caballeronia sp. NK8 genomic DNA:
- a CDS encoding ABC transporter permease, with amino-acid sequence MSMKLSSRQVDGLQSGNGEQSGAAERPKARTSAGMRKVKRLGWNLLPPLTFVAIIAIWAAAVRLFDIPAYVMPGPGLVFSRLVEEYPQLWSNSIVTVTEIVWGFGLTIVTAIPVGLVIALSPLAKQVVYPPLMFLQLVPKIAVAPLFLVWLGFGIESKVLLTVLMTFFPLLLASVSGFQILDNRLLYLTQSMGASSWQTFRYLRLPAALPVIFSGIKTSATIAATAAIVAEFVGANKGLGYVLLRGTSTMDIGLTFAVIAVLTFIGIAINYIVEFAEWAMTPWQRDKN; translated from the coding sequence ATGTCAATGAAGTTATCGTCGCGCCAGGTCGACGGCCTGCAAAGCGGAAACGGAGAGCAATCGGGCGCGGCCGAACGCCCCAAAGCACGTACGTCTGCCGGAATGCGCAAAGTCAAGCGGCTCGGCTGGAATCTGCTTCCACCGTTGACCTTCGTGGCCATCATCGCAATCTGGGCGGCGGCGGTGCGCCTCTTCGACATCCCCGCGTACGTGATGCCGGGTCCCGGGCTGGTCTTCTCACGGCTCGTCGAGGAATATCCGCAGCTCTGGAGCAACTCGATCGTCACAGTGACGGAGATTGTCTGGGGCTTCGGACTGACGATTGTCACCGCAATCCCGGTAGGGCTCGTCATCGCGCTGTCGCCGCTTGCAAAGCAGGTGGTTTATCCGCCGCTCATGTTTCTCCAACTGGTCCCGAAGATTGCAGTGGCGCCGCTGTTCCTGGTCTGGCTTGGCTTCGGAATCGAGTCGAAGGTGCTGCTCACCGTCCTGATGACCTTCTTCCCGTTGCTGCTGGCCAGCGTCAGCGGCTTTCAGATTCTGGACAATCGTCTGCTCTATCTGACGCAATCCATGGGCGCGAGCTCGTGGCAAACCTTTCGCTATCTGCGCCTGCCCGCAGCGCTTCCGGTCATCTTCTCCGGCATCAAGACGTCCGCCACCATCGCCGCCACGGCTGCGATCGTCGCCGAGTTCGTCGGAGCGAACAAGGGGTTGGGCTACGTGCTGCTCCGAGGGACCAGCACGATGGACATCGGCCTGACCTTCGCGGTAATTGCCGTGCTGACTTTCATCGGCATTGCTATCAACTACATCGTCGAATTCGCCGAATGGGCGATGACACCTTGGCAGCGCGATAAAAACTAA
- a CDS encoding MaoC/PaaZ C-terminal domain-containing protein, which produces MGLRYSDLEVGLKFRSPGRTITDADLVGFAGLTGDFSELHTSDVYAKASQFGRRVAHGMLGLAYAHGLMWARTGELRETAIAFLGINEWKFLNPIFVGDTIFVDYEISELRESKSRPTQAIATFDVSVVDQDNRVVQKGKKALLVSKVPLSAVAASSSSAASGEERKS; this is translated from the coding sequence ATGGGACTGCGTTACTCGGACCTCGAAGTCGGATTGAAATTTCGCAGCCCCGGACGAACGATCACCGACGCGGACCTGGTTGGTTTCGCAGGTCTCACAGGTGACTTCTCCGAACTTCATACGAGCGATGTGTACGCGAAAGCCAGCCAGTTCGGCCGCCGAGTCGCGCACGGCATGCTCGGGCTCGCCTATGCGCACGGCCTGATGTGGGCGCGCACGGGCGAGTTGCGCGAGACCGCGATCGCGTTTCTCGGTATCAACGAATGGAAGTTTCTCAACCCCATATTTGTCGGCGACACGATCTTCGTCGACTACGAGATCAGTGAGCTTCGCGAGAGCAAGTCCAGGCCGACACAAGCCATCGCGACCTTTGATGTCTCGGTCGTGGATCAGGACAACCGCGTCGTTCAGAAAGGCAAAAAAGCTTTGCTGGTGTCCAAGGTTCCCCTTTCTGCTGTCGCAGCAAGTAGTTCGTCCGCCGCGAGCGGCGAGGAGCGGAAGTCATGA
- a CDS encoding enoyl-CoA hydratase/isomerase family protein, whose product MVTTEVNGFIATVGICHGPLNLVTTDLLRELNEAFSAVSAMSDIRCVVLHGSQSRAFCAGSDIKEFARIREQASEKKILFEDMVLRQLARLPMPTIAAIDGAALGGGLELALACDLRVARHGVAMGLTESRLGGLAGSGSLRLTRLVGPARAKLMLFTGETIDCDQALSWGLVDRVTHDGTALDAALELAGTIAARGPVSNRLAKELVDAAQDFPLDAGLSMSTVALQKIFDSRDLHEGVDAFFAKRPPSFKGH is encoded by the coding sequence TTGGTCACGACAGAGGTGAACGGTTTTATCGCCACCGTGGGGATCTGTCACGGGCCGCTGAATCTGGTCACGACCGACTTGTTGCGCGAGTTGAACGAGGCGTTCTCGGCAGTGTCCGCGATGAGCGATATCCGTTGCGTGGTTCTGCATGGAAGTCAGTCGCGCGCCTTTTGCGCGGGCAGCGACATCAAGGAATTCGCCCGAATTCGCGAGCAGGCCAGCGAAAAGAAGATCCTTTTCGAAGATATGGTGCTTCGCCAACTGGCGCGCCTGCCGATGCCGACCATCGCGGCGATCGACGGCGCAGCGCTCGGCGGTGGTCTCGAACTCGCCCTGGCTTGCGATCTGCGCGTGGCGCGACACGGCGTGGCGATGGGCCTGACCGAATCGCGTCTGGGCGGGCTTGCCGGTAGCGGTTCGCTGAGACTCACGCGCCTCGTCGGCCCTGCGCGAGCCAAGCTGATGTTGTTCACCGGCGAGACCATCGATTGCGATCAGGCGCTGTCGTGGGGTCTGGTCGATCGCGTGACACATGACGGAACCGCGCTGGATGCTGCGCTCGAACTCGCCGGAACCATCGCGGCGCGAGGACCGGTGTCGAACCGCCTCGCCAAGGAACTCGTCGATGCCGCGCAGGATTTCCCGCTCGATGCGGGCTTGTCGATGTCGACCGTGGCGCTCCAGAAGATATTCGACAGCAGAGACCTGCATGAAGGTGTGGATGCGTTCTTCGCCAAGCGCCCACCGTCGTTCAAGGGCCATTGA
- a CDS encoding LacI family DNA-binding transcriptional regulator has translation MAKSKPVSVEAAEPRAAGKRSRTAGVTLRDVARFAGVSSATVSRVMNNPTVVSDELRSRIKVAIDHLGWVPHAAARALATQRTGTIGAVFPTLANEHFASAIQALQESLEQAGYTLLLGCSEYDLDREYRQVRTMLERGVDAVVLVGEAHHQDLQPLLLQRQIPFVNTFVYRENSDSLCVGIDNHRAFFDYTTYLVGLGHRRFAMLSQHTDTNDRAQARREGVRDALGEHGLGISAAHMVDGVWGARVGRQLFSKVMNTPQPPTVVICGNGSFAMGAMLEAMDQGYKIPSELSVVGFDDFELMSELPIPITTVRVPSAAIGRNAARMILSELSEPGTARSVELEAELIVRASSGAPPKAPRKRT, from the coding sequence ATGGCGAAGAGCAAACCAGTATCAGTAGAAGCGGCCGAACCGCGCGCGGCCGGAAAACGGTCGCGCACCGCGGGTGTGACCTTGCGGGACGTCGCTCGCTTTGCCGGTGTGTCATCGGCGACCGTTTCCAGAGTGATGAACAATCCGACGGTCGTCTCGGACGAGTTGCGCTCCCGCATCAAGGTCGCGATCGATCATCTCGGCTGGGTGCCGCACGCCGCAGCACGAGCACTGGCAACGCAGCGGACCGGAACAATCGGGGCAGTTTTCCCAACGTTGGCCAATGAGCATTTCGCTTCAGCCATACAGGCGCTCCAGGAGTCACTCGAACAGGCTGGATACACGCTTCTGCTCGGCTGCTCGGAGTACGACCTCGATCGCGAATATCGGCAAGTCAGGACGATGCTCGAACGCGGAGTCGATGCTGTCGTACTGGTAGGCGAAGCTCATCATCAAGATCTCCAACCCCTTCTTTTGCAGCGCCAGATTCCGTTCGTCAACACATTCGTTTATCGAGAAAACAGCGACTCGCTTTGTGTGGGTATAGATAACCACCGCGCATTCTTCGACTACACGACTTATCTCGTTGGTCTGGGGCATCGCCGGTTTGCGATGCTGTCGCAGCACACCGATACCAACGATCGTGCGCAGGCCCGACGTGAAGGAGTGCGCGATGCGCTTGGAGAGCACGGTTTGGGAATATCCGCCGCTCACATGGTCGACGGCGTGTGGGGCGCGCGCGTCGGACGACAGCTCTTTTCGAAAGTGATGAACACGCCGCAGCCGCCGACCGTGGTGATTTGCGGCAACGGTTCGTTTGCAATGGGCGCAATGCTCGAAGCGATGGATCAAGGCTACAAGATTCCCAGCGAACTAAGCGTTGTCGGATTCGACGATTTTGAGCTTATGTCCGAGCTACCCATACCGATTACTACCGTCCGTGTCCCGAGCGCCGCAATCGGAAGAAATGCTGCAAGGATGATTCTTTCTGAGCTTTCAGAGCCGGGTACCGCTCGAAGCGTTGAATTGGAGGCCGAGTTAATCGTACGAGCGTCATCGGGCGCACCTCCGAAAGCCCCGAGGAAGCGTACTTGA
- a CDS encoding ABC transporter ATP-binding protein: protein MSSQVAEQRDAATKSGVPISIRRVAKTFGEDSDKPFQALKEVNIDIQPGEFVSIVGASGCGKSTLMLMVAGLLKQSQGEILVNGKPVTKPITDVGIAFQDHLLLEFRTALENVMLQADIRGLPKKKIEARAKELFEQLRLTHAMQKYPRQLSGGMRQRVSLVRTLVHDPSVILMDEPFGALDALTRLQVRMDLEALWLRRRPTVVFITHSVEEAVGLSDRIFVMSPNPGEVVDEIKVDLPRPRPIVLGDAPEFSAYVDRIYGHFERMGVLHGIEVPKATSAAS from the coding sequence ATGAGTAGTCAGGTTGCGGAACAGCGGGACGCTGCGACGAAGTCCGGCGTACCGATCAGTATTCGACGCGTCGCCAAGACCTTCGGCGAAGACAGCGACAAGCCGTTTCAGGCGCTCAAGGAAGTCAATATCGACATCCAGCCGGGCGAGTTCGTCTCCATCGTCGGAGCTTCCGGATGCGGCAAGAGCACCTTGATGTTGATGGTCGCGGGTCTGCTCAAGCAGAGTCAGGGCGAGATTCTGGTCAACGGCAAGCCGGTGACGAAGCCGATCACCGATGTCGGGATCGCGTTTCAGGACCACTTGCTGCTCGAGTTCAGAACAGCGCTCGAAAACGTGATGCTGCAGGCCGACATTCGCGGCCTGCCGAAGAAGAAGATCGAGGCACGTGCAAAGGAACTGTTCGAGCAATTGCGTCTGACGCATGCGATGCAGAAGTATCCGCGGCAGTTGTCGGGCGGTATGCGGCAGCGCGTCTCGCTCGTCAGAACGCTGGTTCACGATCCGTCCGTCATTCTGATGGATGAACCGTTCGGCGCACTGGATGCATTGACCCGGCTTCAGGTCCGGATGGACCTCGAGGCGCTGTGGCTGCGTCGCCGCCCGACCGTCGTATTCATCACGCACAGCGTGGAAGAAGCGGTGGGATTGTCGGACCGCATCTTCGTGATGAGCCCGAATCCCGGTGAGGTGGTCGATGAAATCAAGGTCGATCTGCCGCGTCCGCGCCCCATTGTGCTCGGCGACGCGCCGGAATTTTCGGCCTACGTCGACCGCATCTATGGGCATTTCGAACGCATGGGCGTGCTGCATGGCATAGAGGTGCCTAAGGCTACGTCCGCTGCATCGTAA
- a CDS encoding fumarylacetoacetate hydrolase family protein, producing the protein MKLVRHGQPGQERPGIIDAQGQIRDLSDHCKDFDPAFFAGDGLRQLATINLQSLPVVAADTRLGPCVAQPGTFLAIGLNYVQHAIETNAPIPTDPIIFSKAPSCVSGPNDPVLLPKGSTKTDWEVELAFVVGKRAHYVEESDALDYIAGYFICNDVSEREFQLERSGQWQKGKMFPTFGPIGPWLVTSDEIADVQNLGLWLELNGKRIQNSSTSDMIFSIAKILSDVSQYVALLPGDIITTGTPPGVGLGMKPEAYLKPGDVMRLGVDGLGVQEQRVLRWGEQ; encoded by the coding sequence ATGAAACTCGTAAGACACGGGCAACCCGGCCAGGAGCGCCCGGGCATCATCGACGCACAAGGTCAGATTCGCGACCTAAGCGACCATTGCAAGGATTTCGATCCCGCGTTTTTCGCGGGCGATGGCCTGCGGCAATTGGCGACCATCAATCTGCAGAGCCTTCCGGTCGTCGCAGCCGATACGCGTCTTGGGCCGTGCGTCGCGCAACCCGGGACTTTCCTGGCCATCGGCCTGAACTACGTTCAGCATGCCATCGAAACGAACGCGCCGATCCCAACGGATCCCATCATCTTCAGCAAGGCGCCGTCCTGCGTGTCCGGTCCGAACGATCCGGTGCTGCTTCCCAAAGGCTCGACGAAGACCGACTGGGAAGTGGAGCTTGCCTTCGTCGTCGGGAAGCGCGCTCATTATGTCGAGGAGTCCGATGCGCTCGATTACATCGCGGGCTATTTCATCTGCAACGATGTGTCCGAGCGCGAGTTCCAGCTCGAACGAAGCGGCCAGTGGCAGAAAGGAAAGATGTTTCCTACCTTCGGCCCTATCGGTCCGTGGCTCGTCACATCCGATGAAATCGCTGACGTGCAGAACCTCGGGCTCTGGCTCGAACTGAACGGCAAGCGCATCCAGAACTCGTCGACCAGCGACATGATTTTTTCGATCGCGAAAATTCTTTCCGACGTGAGTCAGTACGTGGCCCTGCTGCCGGGCGACATCATTACCACCGGCACGCCGCCGGGCGTCGGTCTGGGCATGAAGCCCGAGGCCTATCTGAAGCCCGGCGATGTCATGCGGCTCGGCGTGGACGGGCTCGGTGTGCAGGAACAGCGCGTTCTGCGTTGGGGCGAACAGTGA
- a CDS encoding succinate dehydrogenase iron-sulfur subunit, whose protein sequence is MAKRIFEVYRYDPDKDAAPRMQTYELELEHERMLLDALVKLKSVDETLSFRRSCREGVCGSDAMNINGKNGLACLTNLNELPQKIVLRPLPGLPVVRDLICDFTQFFNQYHSIKPYLINDTPPPEKERLQSPVERDELDGLYECILCASCSTSCPSFWWNPDKFVGPAGLLQAYRFIADSRDQATGERLDNLEDPYRLFRCHTIMNCVDVCPKGLNPTKAIGKIKELMVRRAV, encoded by the coding sequence ATGGCAAAGAGAATTTTTGAAGTCTATCGCTACGATCCGGACAAGGACGCGGCGCCGCGCATGCAGACCTATGAGCTCGAACTCGAGCACGAGCGCATGTTGCTGGACGCGCTGGTGAAGCTGAAGTCGGTGGATGAGACGCTGTCGTTCCGTCGTTCGTGCCGTGAAGGCGTGTGCGGTTCGGACGCGATGAACATCAACGGCAAGAACGGCCTCGCGTGCCTGACGAACCTGAATGAACTGCCGCAGAAGATCGTGCTGCGTCCGCTGCCGGGGCTGCCGGTGGTGCGCGACCTGATCTGCGATTTCACGCAGTTCTTCAACCAGTATCATTCGATCAAGCCGTACCTGATCAACGATACGCCGCCGCCCGAGAAAGAGCGCCTGCAGTCGCCGGTGGAGCGCGATGAACTCGATGGTCTCTACGAGTGCATTCTGTGCGCGAGCTGCTCGACGTCGTGCCCGAGCTTCTGGTGGAACCCGGACAAGTTCGTGGGACCGGCGGGCCTGCTGCAAGCCTATCGCTTCATCGCGGACAGCCGCGATCAGGCGACGGGCGAACGGCTCGACAACCTGGAAGATCCGTATCGTCTGTTCCGTTGCCATACGATCATGAATTGCGTCGACGTGTGCCCCAAGGGGCTCAATCCGACCAAGGCGATCGGCAAGATCAAGGAATTGATGGTGCGGCGGGCTGTCTGA
- the ilvD gene encoding dihydroxy-acid dehydratase: MPTYRSKTSTAGRNMAGARSLWRATGMKDEDFSKPIIAVVNSFTQFVPGHVHLKDLGQLVAREIEAAGGVAKEFNTIAVDDGIAMGHDGMLYSLPSRDIIADSVEYMVNAHCADAMVCISNCDKITPGMLMAAMRLNIPVIFVSGGPMEAGKTRLANPKTKAIELKKLDLVDAMVIAADASYSDAEVAEVERSACPTCGSCSGMFTANSMNCLTEALGLSLPGNGTVVATHADREQLFKRAGRGIVELARRYYEQEEARVLPRSVGFKAFENAMTLDIAMGGSTNTILHLLAIAREAEIDFSMTDIDRLSRTVPQLCKVAPNTNKYHIEDVHRAGGIMAILGELDRAGKLHTDVPTVHAPTLKDALDQWDVKRTEDAAVRTFYMAGPAGIPTQTAFSQNTRWPSLDTDRAEGCIRSYEHAFSKEGGLAVLRGNIALDGCVVKTAGVDESILVFEGTAHVTESQDEAVENILNDKVKAGDVVIVRYEGPKGGPGMQEMLYPTSYIKSKGLGKACALLTDGRFSGGTSGLSIGHCSPEAAAGGAIGLVRDGDKIRIDIPNRTIDVLLSDEELARRREEQNAKGWKPVKARPRKVSAALKAYAKLVMSADKGAVRDLSLLDD; this comes from the coding sequence ATGCCCACATACCGTTCCAAAACCTCCACCGCCGGCCGCAACATGGCAGGGGCGCGCTCGCTCTGGCGCGCCACCGGCATGAAAGACGAAGACTTCTCGAAGCCGATCATCGCCGTCGTCAATTCGTTCACCCAGTTCGTGCCGGGACACGTGCACCTGAAGGACCTGGGACAGCTCGTCGCGCGCGAGATCGAGGCTGCGGGCGGCGTGGCGAAGGAATTCAACACGATCGCCGTCGATGACGGCATCGCGATGGGTCACGACGGCATGCTGTATTCGCTGCCGAGCCGCGACATCATCGCGGATTCGGTCGAATACATGGTCAACGCGCATTGCGCCGACGCCATGGTCTGCATCTCGAACTGCGACAAGATCACGCCCGGCATGCTGATGGCCGCGATGCGCCTGAACATCCCCGTGATCTTTGTGTCCGGCGGTCCGATGGAAGCGGGCAAGACGCGGCTCGCCAATCCGAAGACCAAGGCGATCGAACTGAAGAAGCTCGATCTCGTCGATGCGATGGTGATCGCCGCCGATGCGTCCTACTCCGACGCCGAAGTGGCCGAAGTGGAACGCTCCGCGTGCCCGACCTGTGGCTCGTGCTCGGGCATGTTCACGGCCAACTCGATGAACTGCCTCACCGAAGCGCTCGGCCTTTCGCTGCCCGGCAACGGCACCGTCGTCGCCACGCACGCCGATCGCGAGCAGCTGTTCAAGCGCGCGGGACGCGGCATCGTCGAGCTGGCGCGCCGTTACTACGAGCAGGAAGAGGCGCGCGTGCTGCCGCGCTCGGTCGGCTTCAAGGCGTTCGAGAATGCGATGACGCTCGATATCGCGATGGGCGGCTCGACCAACACGATCCTGCACCTGCTGGCCATCGCGCGCGAAGCCGAGATCGACTTCTCGATGACGGACATCGATCGCCTGTCGCGCACCGTGCCGCAGTTGTGCAAGGTCGCGCCGAACACGAACAAGTATCACATCGAGGACGTGCATCGCGCGGGCGGCATCATGGCGATCCTGGGCGAACTGGATCGCGCGGGCAAGCTGCATACCGACGTGCCGACCGTGCACGCGCCCACGCTCAAGGACGCGCTCGATCAGTGGGACGTCAAGCGCACCGAGGACGCAGCGGTGCGGACCTTCTACATGGCCGGCCCCGCGGGTATTCCGACGCAAACGGCGTTCAGCCAGAACACGCGCTGGCCGAGCCTCGACACGGACCGTGCGGAAGGCTGCATCCGTTCGTATGAGCATGCGTTTTCGAAGGAAGGCGGTCTCGCGGTGCTGCGGGGCAATATCGCGCTGGATGGCTGCGTCGTGAAGACCGCGGGCGTCGATGAAAGCATCCTCGTGTTCGAAGGCACGGCGCATGTCACGGAATCGCAGGATGAGGCCGTCGAGAACATTCTCAACGACAAGGTCAAGGCTGGCGATGTCGTCATCGTCCGTTATGAAGGTCCGAAGGGCGGCCCCGGCATGCAGGAAATGCTGTACCCGACGAGCTATATCAAGTCGAAGGGTCTCGGCAAGGCGTGCGCGCTCCTGACCGACGGACGTTTTTCGGGCGGTACCTCGGGCCTGTCGATCGGCCATTGTTCGCCCGAAGCGGCGGCGGGCGGCGCGATCGGTCTCGTGCGCGATGGCGACAAGATTCGTATCGACATTCCCAATCGCACGATCGACGTGCTGCTGTCGGATGAGGAACTCGCGCGTCGTCGCGAGGAGCAGAATGCGAAGGGCTGGAAGCCTGTGAAGGCGCGTCCGCGTAAGGTGTCGGCGGCGCTGAAGGCGTATGCGAAGCTGGTGATGTCGGCGGACAAGGGCGCGGTGAGGGATTTGTCGTTGCTTGATGACTGA
- a CDS encoding TetR/AcrR family transcriptional regulator, whose product MADPVTRTRGNQKQRTRKDLLQAASRLMKQGHKPSLEEVAAEAMVSRATAYRHFPSVDALLLEASLDVATPDAGKLFSARASSDPVARLLRVDAALHDMILANEVPLRMMLANSLERVAKGEAGDDIPLRQNRRTPLIEAALEPAHDQFKPAALDTLTQALALVIGTEAMLVCKDVLQLDDARTRKVKRWAIRALVDAARRSGLDETVMG is encoded by the coding sequence ATGGCAGATCCGGTGACGAGAACGCGCGGCAATCAGAAGCAGCGCACGCGCAAGGATCTGCTGCAGGCGGCATCGCGGCTCATGAAGCAAGGGCACAAGCCGAGTCTGGAGGAGGTTGCTGCTGAAGCGATGGTGTCGCGTGCGACGGCGTATCGGCATTTCCCGAGTGTCGATGCGCTCCTGCTGGAAGCATCGCTCGACGTCGCTACGCCCGATGCCGGCAAGCTCTTTTCTGCGCGCGCTTCGAGTGATCCCGTCGCGCGTTTGCTGCGGGTCGATGCAGCACTTCACGACATGATTCTCGCCAACGAAGTGCCGCTGCGCATGATGCTCGCGAATTCGCTGGAGCGCGTGGCGAAGGGCGAAGCCGGAGACGACATTCCGTTGCGGCAGAATCGCCGCACGCCGCTGATCGAGGCGGCACTGGAGCCCGCGCACGATCAGTTCAAGCCCGCTGCGCTCGACACGCTGACTCAGGCGCTCGCCCTCGTGATCGGCACCGAGGCGATGCTGGTCTGCAAGGACGTGTTGCAACTCGACGACGCCCGCACGCGCAAGGTGAAGCGCTGGGCCATTCGCGCATTGGTGGATGCGGCGCGGCGAAGCGGATTGGACGAAACAGTTATGGGATAA
- a CDS encoding nuclear transport factor 2 family protein — protein MTLTRVEMDRKIDEHFGFERRDDVEGVLATLTEDVEHDVVGWPVGPAHGREGARPFYEALFADLSESRVECLRRLYGDGFVIDESLWRGKAPGRPFGLEGRGRPLEFRMLHVVEFGEGGQIRRENVWVDLAAIIGQLPQV, from the coding sequence ATGACGCTGACTCGAGTGGAGATGGACCGGAAGATCGACGAGCACTTCGGCTTCGAGCGACGCGATGATGTCGAGGGCGTGCTCGCGACGCTTACGGAGGATGTCGAGCACGATGTCGTCGGCTGGCCGGTTGGTCCCGCGCATGGACGCGAGGGCGCGCGGCCGTTCTACGAGGCGTTGTTCGCCGATCTGTCGGAGAGCCGGGTCGAGTGCTTGCGCCGTCTTTATGGCGATGGCTTCGTCATCGACGAATCATTGTGGCGCGGCAAGGCGCCGGGCAGGCCGTTCGGTCTCGAAGGCCGTGGGCGTCCGCTGGAATTCCGCATGCTGCATGTCGTCGAATTCGGCGAGGGCGGGCAGATCAGACGAGAGAACGTATGGGTCGATCTCGCGGCGATCATCGGTCAGTTACCGCAAGTCTGA
- a CDS encoding ABC transporter substrate-binding protein: MSATAVAATPVTFQLNWVAGGSNAGFAAALTEGYYKEAGLDVTLIEGNGSGNTAQLVAANRVQLAYADAVAVSQLIAKGAPMKVISTVYQSNPNEVSALKKTNINSINDLKGKKVGVPSGSSQTTMLPLFLKANGLKESEVNLINMPLTSMVPTLLQGQVDAILGSIDSYQIQLEAQGAQLTNFRFADYGVPTVSTSIFANDTYLKENSDVVRKFVAASLKGWSFALDNPAKAIKDLKAVFPNLSEKTATAELAAITPLFCSGGAKYVGKAEDAQWVKTQDLLSQVGLLPAGRDPKSYYTNDFLPPTSAMRACK, encoded by the coding sequence GTGAGTGCCACCGCCGTCGCAGCGACGCCTGTCACATTCCAGCTGAATTGGGTCGCGGGGGGCTCGAATGCGGGATTTGCCGCGGCGCTGACCGAGGGTTACTACAAGGAAGCAGGCCTTGACGTCACGTTGATCGAAGGCAATGGATCGGGCAATACGGCTCAACTCGTGGCCGCGAATCGCGTGCAGCTGGCCTACGCCGATGCCGTGGCGGTGAGTCAGCTCATCGCGAAGGGCGCGCCGATGAAGGTCATCTCGACAGTCTATCAATCCAATCCCAACGAAGTCTCGGCGTTGAAGAAGACGAATATCAACTCGATCAACGACCTCAAAGGCAAGAAGGTGGGCGTTCCGTCCGGGTCGTCTCAAACGACGATGCTTCCGCTTTTCCTGAAGGCGAATGGCCTGAAGGAATCGGAGGTGAACCTGATCAACATGCCGCTGACGTCCATGGTCCCGACCTTGTTGCAGGGACAAGTCGACGCGATCCTCGGATCGATCGATTCATATCAGATCCAGCTTGAGGCTCAAGGCGCGCAACTGACCAACTTTCGGTTCGCGGACTACGGTGTGCCGACCGTCAGCACGTCGATCTTCGCGAACGATACCTATCTCAAGGAAAACAGCGATGTGGTCAGGAAGTTCGTTGCCGCGAGCCTGAAAGGCTGGAGCTTCGCGCTCGATAACCCGGCCAAGGCAATCAAGGATCTGAAGGCGGTCTTCCCGAATCTGTCGGAGAAGACGGCGACGGCGGAGCTTGCGGCCATCACGCCGCTCTTCTGCAGCGGCGGCGCGAAGTACGTAGGCAAAGCGGAAGACGCGCAATGGGTGAAGACGCAGGATCTGTTGTCGCAAGTCGGTCTGTTGCCCGCCGGTCGCGACCCGAAGTCGTATTACACGAACGACTTCCTTCCGCCGACGTCGGCCATGCGCGCGTGCAAGTGA